The Flavobacterium sp. IMCC34852 genome contains the following window.
AAAAAGACAAGAATCCTTTACTCCTATTACTTCACGGTTATGGCAGTAATGAAGAAGATTTGTTTTCCTTTGCTAACGAATTGCCCGAAGAATATTATGTGATTTCGGCCCGCGCACCATTTGATATGATGTACGGTAGTTATGCTTGGTATGCCATCAATTTTGATGCCGATGAGAACAAGTTTTCTGATATTGGTCAAGCCAGAGCATCCAGAGATATTATTGCCAATTTTATTGATGAATTAATTGCCGAATATCCAATTGATTCAGACGATGTAACCCTTATTGGTTTTAGCCAAGGTTGTATTTTGAGCTATGCAGTGGCTTTGTCATATCCCGAAAAAGTACAACGAGTTGTGGCGATGAGCGGTTATTTTAACCCCGAAATTGCAGTAGATGATTATACCGAAAATGATTTTAGTAAGCTGAAAATATTTGCCTCACACGGAACAGTAGACCAAGTGATTCCGGTAGAATGGGCTCGAAAATCAATACCGATGTTACAAGTGTTGGGTGTAGAAATAGTCTTTAAAGAATACATGGTTGGTCACGGAGTTGCACCTCAGAACTTCTTTGATTTCAAACATTGGTTATCACAATAAAAAAATCCCGATTTCTCGGGATTTTTTTTATTCTTGTGTATCGCTTCCGGTGATTTTTTTGCCCATTTGCCCATCGCCTGAAAATTTGACATCGGCACCTTTTTTCAAAACATACCCTTTCCACGGTACGAGTTGCCAATCCTCAAAAACCCAGGGTTTGCCTTCTGCCAATCGGGTTAATACAATAGAATTGGCTTCATTGGGTAAAAAGACTTCCGCCTGATTTAAGTCTTCACTAAAAAGTACAAATGCACTTAAAGTTTCGTCTTCATTTTCGGGTTTTTCCGCCGGATTGAGTTGGATTCCCGTATAACCTTTAACACATTCCTTATTCATTTTGGACCAAATATAACCGGCAGTGGCCAAACAACCATGTTCATCTTTGTCATTCACTACCGAAGAATCTTTGGATGCCAAAGGAAGATTTTCTTCCTCCGATTCATTATTATTTTGGTCTGTTAACTTACAAGAAAACAGTACGATTGAGGCGATTAAGAGTATAGAGAGTTTTTTCATGCCTTAATTTCTAGTTTAATTGTTCCGGGTATAAGTAGGAATTCATGATTTCAAAAGAAACGGTTTGATCATCATTAACAAAATACTTCAACATCACTTCACCCCAAAGTTTGCCATTGCTGTAGTTGGCAATAATCCATCTGTGGTTTAATAATTTTACTTTATTGATTATGAATTTTTGTTCTCCCATAGTAACTTGGTCCGTAAACTTATTACCGGCGGGATCATCGTTATAGGCCAAAAGGGCTTGGGTTACTTTCTCGGTGAAAGCCTTGATGTCATTTTGGTTTAAATAATTCAATGCTCTGTCATTGGCTTCCAAAGAAAAATAATTGGCCTCATAAAGTTGGTCTGACAGTTTGGTAATACTATCATTCAGCTTCTTACTGTCTTGCTCTGTTTTCGGTATCTTTTGGGCAGCTTCTTTTGAAGTAAAATATTTATAGGTAAAAATATTCATCAAAACGGCTATGATAAACAAGTATAAAAACAATGATTTCTTCATAATATTTAGATTGTAATTTTCAAATTATCGTAGGCTAAAAACACATTTGACGGCAACTTTTTTTGGACTTCTTCATGAAATCCCATAAGATGACTAATGTGTGTCAAATAAGCTTTTTCGGGTTGTACCAAATGTATAAAATCTAACGCTTCCTGCAAATTAAAATGCGAATGGTGTGGTTCTTCCCGCAAAGCATTCACTACCAATACTTTTACGCCTTTAATTTTTTCAATCTCAGCATCATCTATCGTTTTCACATCCGTTAAATATACAAAATCTTGAATTCGATACCCAAAAACAGGTAGGTTTCCGTGATTGACTTTGATGGGTGTAATTTTGACATCATTCACCAAAAAATCTTGATCATTTTTGACTTCAAATATTTCTACACCCGGTGCTCCCGGATATTTGTTTTCAGTTTCAAAAATATAATCGAAACGCTTTATCAAATTATCTAAAACCCTTTGATGTGCAAAAATCGGAATGTCTTTTTTTTGTCGGAAGAAAAAAGGGCGAATATCATCTAAACCCATTGTATGATCGGCATGTTCATGGGTAAACAATACGGCATCTAACTGAACACAACCCGAAGTCAGCATTTGTTGTCTGAAATCGGGACCACAATCAATGACAAAAGAAGTCTCATCGACTCTAATCCAAACTGAAACCCTTAAACGCTTGTCTTTAATATCTTCACTTTTACAAACCGGATGATTACTTCCAATAACAGGAATGCCTTGAGAAGTACCGGTTCCGAGAAAATAAACTTGCATAATAGCACGGTTTTTGATGTGTAATTTTTGAATCTGACTTTAAAAGTAATTAAATACAAAAATAGACTTAATTATCTTTTTATAAAATAGCTATTTTACTAACTTTGCAAAGAATACTTACGCTACACTATGGACAATATTGTTTCTATTATAAAATTGAAAGGCGACAAAGCCATCGAACAAGTTCCTGCTATCAAAGATAAGGCATTGCGAATCAACCTAAATGAAAATATTTACGGAACATTTGCAGAAATCGGAGCCGGACAAGAAACCGTTAGGCATTTTTTCAGAGCCGGAGGTTCATCGGGTACTATCGCTAAGGCAATGTCGGCCTACGATAAAGATTTCAGTGATGCGATTTACGGTATTGAAGATGATGGTCGTTATGTGACAGAAAGCCGTTTGAAAAAAATGTTGAACCATGAAGTAGAACTGATTGAAAAACGTTTAAAAAGAGACAAACATCCT
Protein-coding sequences here:
- a CDS encoding alpha/beta hydrolase, with the translated sequence MSLSLHHLVREPKIKKDKNPLLLLLHGYGSNEEDLFSFANELPEEYYVISARAPFDMMYGSYAWYAINFDADENKFSDIGQARASRDIIANFIDELIAEYPIDSDDVTLIGFSQGCILSYAVALSYPEKVQRVVAMSGYFNPEIAVDDYTENDFSKLKIFASHGTVDQVIPVEWARKSIPMLQVLGVEIVFKEYMVGHGVAPQNFFDFKHWLSQ
- a CDS encoding MBL fold metallo-hydrolase, which codes for MQVYFLGTGTSQGIPVIGSNHPVCKSEDIKDKRLRVSVWIRVDETSFVIDCGPDFRQQMLTSGCVQLDAVLFTHEHADHTMGLDDIRPFFFRQKKDIPIFAHQRVLDNLIKRFDYIFETENKYPGAPGVEIFEVKNDQDFLVNDVKITPIKVNHGNLPVFGYRIQDFVYLTDVKTIDDAEIEKIKGVKVLVVNALREEPHHSHFNLQEALDFIHLVQPEKAYLTHISHLMGFHEEVQKKLPSNVFLAYDNLKITI